DNA from Vitis vinifera cultivar Pinot Noir 40024 chromosome 19, ASM3070453v1:
TCAGAAGTTCCTCTTGTATAAGTTTTTTCTGAGTCTTTAACCATAGTGTTGTTGTCATGATAATTCTTTGATGGAATTTCAGCACAGTTTGTCAGCCTAGTACTGTCAACATCTTGTGGGTTATGTGAGACTTGTAAATGATGGGACATATCACTAATCGCATCAGATAATTTGGGGGGCTGTGGATCTGGTTTAGGAACCAGTCTCTCTTCACGTGAGGATGATTCAGAAATTTTACTGTGTTGAGTAGATGTCTCATTTGATGAGGCAATAGATAGAGAACCACAAGCTGCCCCCAAGGACTTGATTGAGTTATTAGGGTAAGTTCCAGAAGAAGGCTTGTCATCCACATTTTTGATACTTGATGAGGAATTATTCACTTGCACTTGACTTGCATTCAATGTCTTTGAATCAGATGCCAACTCAATATGGTTGTTTACCAGGGAACCATTATGACCCTGTAAATCAGAATTTCCATTTTCTGTTATCTTCTGTTGATCCAGAATCCCAACTTTCTTCTCTGAAGATGGCTGCACTCCAGCTGCACTAATAGGCCCTTTTGGTGTGTTCATATTTCTCATAACACGACCATATTTAGGGGGCAAAGGCTTCCCACTACTCAGCGACAAGCACTTTGGGCAATGCCACTCGCCTCTAGGAATTCCTTTGTGATTGTATGACTGAAGGCATTTTAAATGAAATCCTCTTTCACATGCATCACAAAGAAGTACGTTTTCCACCTCATTAATGGTGAGCTTGCATATCTGGCAAGTCACAGCCTTATTCATGTAATCCCTTGAAGGAGGATTCCATGTGGGATGCTGAGGAAGCTGTGGATGTAATAACTTCTGAACAATTTTACCAATTTCATTGTGATTACTGGAAAGGGAAGACGGTTGAAAGTTGTTGCCCAGTAACAGCTGCTGTGTGCTTTGCAAATGTCCAGGTGTAGTATGAGTAACAAATGATCTAGAGTTCTGATCTCTTGTTGATTGAGGAGCCATTCTTGACGAACTAATATCAGCAGCCCCCTCAACCCTAGCAGCAATATGATCCTGCACCTTGTTCTCTGGCCCAGTTTTCACTGATGAAACAGATTGTGGTTGTAAGGACCAGGTTGGAGTTTTTGCCGGAAAGTGATCAACAGAAGAGTTTGCTGCTGACAGTTTATATGCGCATATAACAATCAGAAAAATCCAACAAAGAAAAACGAGTAAAGAAGACTAAAGGTGATAAGATGGTAatagaaaaaaactaaatttcttGGGAAAAAATGAGACCTACCCTAATTCCAAGATAGCACAAGCTAAGAACAAACTTGGTTAAATATCACCAGTAGCCTAGGACCCTAACaaaccaccccccccccccccccccccccccaaattCCCCTACAgaaggagaaaaaagaagagaaaaaaaggaaataaaattgaataaactcAGCTGGGTGGTCATTGCAATCCTTGAAATTATTGCTAATGGTCTAAGCAAATATGTTCAACCAAATAATGGCAATAAGATggcaaattttttttcatttttatttttccttctttgggAAAGAAATCTAACACAACATTAATTCTGAAATACTAGAAAAGAAGGGTGACATATGGAAAATATCACCAGTAAGCTATGCCCTACCAAACAAACCAGACCCCCACTTTGCAAAAGCTACCCCCGCACAAAaacaaaagaccaaaaaaaaacaaaaaacaatacaaaaacaaaaaaaaatgcggaaaagggaagaaaattgaaaaagaaacaatCAGATATCATTACAATCCTTGTAATATCCAAACAACATGTTCAAACAACTAATTATGCCCAGAAGGAATAGGAAAACaaggaaaagggaagaaaattgagaagaaaaggCCGGGTATCATTAGAATCCTTGTAATTATTGCTGACAATCCAAAGAAACATGTTCAAGCAATGAATAATGCATATTCACCCAGATTTTAGTCAAAAACTCAGAGCCGAGATGTTTGTTGGTATAGacaataaaacctaaaatcAGCACAAAAATCACTTCAACAATAAAGGCATTCCAACatggaaaaaaaacaagtattTGTGtactagtattttttttaggttccctttttttttgggctgttttttcatttttgtttttttgctttttttaatttattctttttttggcTGTTACACTGGATTGATCTTGGCAACTCACCTATCCCCATCCCAATCCCTTGAACAACATCTTAAGAGCCATTTTGTACTATTATCATCTAGGTGTTCCCCAATTCTCTTCATGGATATTTTTAGATTCtgtaaataataacaaaaattacaGGTTTCGGGTGCTTCTGATATAGAGGAAAAGAAAGTTGATTTTCCACCGgtctttcatgtttttattggggcaagaaaatgaaacaacaaGTAATACCTTGTACTTGAGATGGATAAGGAGACCCATTTGGCCTTCCATCCAATCTGAAATGTGTTCTTTCAACTCTGGGCAatgataaagaagaagaagaatcccTTCCCAAATTGCTGGTTGCTAATCCACTTGAAGCTATAGATGACCTTACTTCATTGGGGGGCAACTGATATGGTAAAGGAGTAGTAGTTGCTGCGGAAACATTCCCTAAAGGTGAAGCAGGTTGAAAACCTCCAGAAGAAATTGGAGGATGACCGGGTTTATCTGATGGAAACATACGCGCAGTATGTTGGGGCCCACGGCTTTCAGTTGGAGAACCAAAGGTTGATTGCAACCGTTGAGATGAATATGTAGCAGAATGGGCCACAAATTCCTTGGATTCTTCCATCTATagagaaaaaaacacaaaagcaTTAGGGAATACCAGAAAAAACAAATAGCAAAATAAATATGTATGTAGCACATCAATCTGTCAAAGCACAGTACATATAGAATAAGGATGCAATTCATAAAGCATATCCTGATGATCCAAACCAGTCttagataagaaaaaataaaagcctTCATTAATTAAGCAAGGAACAAGTGCCCTCTAGTCACGAGCTTACATGTAGACAATGcattaataatataacaaaCTAAATACAAATTTCATCATCCGAGCTCATCACCCCTCTGTTAGTAAATGGCAAAAAAATGCAAcatatttaaggaaaaaaagcCTTCCAAGAAATTGTCAAAAGGATAGATTAAATGCTGGCAATCCTAATCTTGTTGCAGTGGAGTCCCAGATGGCTGGAATGAATCTGATGTCTAAGAGCTTTAACTATGATACGACCAATTCCAGCTCGCCTCACGGGGTCCCTATTCTGGGCGCAATAAGCAAGGGAGACTCAGATTTCTCCCAGATGAGTGGATTCCAAATAGAAGGTCTTTCCCCTAGCAAGATGGCTAAAGTTTGTGAAGTCTTGAGTTCCTTAGATATTAAGGTGTACTCAAGACGAAAGAACAGAATTGCCATAGGCAATTGAGATTTGGTGGCGATGGTCTGGAGTTATAGGTGCAGTGAGGTGTTTTTATGAAGATCATAAGTTGGAATGTAAGGGGGTTGGGATCTAGGACAAAGAGGAGGGTGGTTAAGGATTTTCTGCGGCTTCAGAATCCGGATGTAGTGAtgtttcaggaaacaaaaagagaggTGTGCGATAGAAGGTTTGTAGGTAGTGTCTGGTCGGTTAGAAATAAGGAGTGAGCTATTCTTCCGGTGTGTGGGGCTTCAGGagggattttgatcatttgggacTCAAAAAAGATGAGAGgtgaggaggtggtaataggatCCTTTTCCGTCTCAGTCAAGTTCTTGTTGGATGGAAGCGGACCATTGTGGTTGTCTGCAGTCTATGGTCCAAACAATCCCTCAATTAGGAAGGAGTTTTGGGTGGAGTTGTTAGACCTTTTTGGTCTTACTTATCCCTCATAGTGTGTTGGAAGTGACTTCAATGTGATAAGGAGAAGATCAGAAAAACTGGGGGGATCTGGAGTCACTTCCAGCATGAGGgattttgatggttttataagAGAAAGCGAATTACATGATCCCCCATTAAGGAATGCCTCttttacttggtcaaacatgcaggAGTCACCGgtgtgtaagagattggatcGGTTTCTCTATTCAAATGAGTGGGAGCTTTCCTTccctcaaagccttcaagaagttcttcctagaTGGACATCGGATCACTGGCCGATTGTCTTGGATACTAATCCGTTCAAGTGGGGaccaacaccttttaggtttgagaatatgtggttgcaacatcatAATTTCAAAGAGAGCTTTAGCAGTtggtggagagaatttgaaGGAGATGGTTGGGAAgatcacaagttcatgaggaagttACAATTCGTTAAGGCAAAATTGAAAGATTGGAATAAGAATACTTTTGGAATgcttaaggaaaggaaaaaaaccatATTGGATGAAATAGCTAACATTGATGCCATTGAACAAGAAGGGGCTCTCTCTTCTGATCTTGCAGCTCAAAGAGTTATAAGAAAAGGGGAGTTAGAGGAGCTAATTTTAAGGGAAAAATTCATTGGAAACAAAAAGCTAAGATAAAATGGGTTAAGGAGGGGGATTGTAACTCAAAGCTgtttcataaagtggctaatgggaGACGTAACAAGAATTTCATCAAACTCTTGGTGAATGAAAGAGGTTTGGTGTTGGACAGTTCCGAgagcatcacagaggagatATTACTATATTTCAAGAAGCTTTACTCAAGTCCTCCTGGCGAGTCTTGGAGAGTAGAAGGTAttgattggtcccctatttcaGAAGAGAGTGCTTTTAGGTTGGATTCCCCTTTCGCCGAAGCAGAGATCTTTAATGTCATCTTTCAGTTAGATAGGGATAAGGCGCCGGGGCCTGATGGTTTCACCATAGCAGTATTTCAAGactgttgggatgtgatcaaggaagacttagtgagggtgtttgcagagtttcacaATAGTGGGATTATTAATCAAAACACTAATGCTTCCTTCATAGTCCTTTTGCCTAAAAAGAGTCAGTCAAAGAAGATTTCggattttagacctattagtcTGATCACTTGTCTATATAAGATGATAGCAAAAGTATTgtcagggcgtctaagaggaGTCCTACAAGAGACCATCCACTCCACTCAAGGTGCTTTTGTacaagggagacaaattctgGACGCAGTTCTTATAGCTAATGAGATTGTGGACGAGAAAAAGCGATCAGGGGAGGAGGGAGTTGTGTTCAAgatagactttgaaaaggcttatgaccatgtgaaATGGGATTTCTTAGATCACGTGTTGGAGAATAAGGGTTTTAGTTCTAAATGGAGGAGTTGGATGAGAGGTTGTCTGTCGTCGGTATCTTATGCTATTCTAGTGAACAGTAATGCTAAATGATGGGTCAAGGCAgctagaggtttaagacaaggtgaccctttatcccctttcCTATTCACTATTGTTGCAGATGTGTTGAGTAGAATGTTGTTGAAAGCTGAGGAAAGAAATTTGCTAGAGGGCTTCAGGGTAGGTAGAAATAGATGTAGGGTGACCCATTTGCAATTCGCAGATGATACTATCCTATTTGCTAACCCTAGAGAGGAAGAATTGCAAACTCTTAAGAGtttattgttagtgtttggTCAAATATCTGGGCTAAAggtcaatcttgacaagagtaatctTTTTGGCATCAACCTTGATCAGAATCATCTTTCTAGGTTAGCGTTGCTGCTTGACTGCAAGGCTTCAGATTGGCCCATTCTttatctgggtcttcctttgggagggaacccaACTGCTTGTGGATtctgggatccagtgattgagagaatctctaGGAGATTAGACGGATGGCAAAAGGCTTACTTATCTTTCGGTGGTAGGATAACTCTCCTACACTCTTGCCTTTCCCATATCCCTAGCTACTTCTTTTCCTCGTTTAAGATTCCagcttcagtggctgcaaaaatcgagaggatacaaagggactttctatggtcaggggttggggaaggtaaaagagatcatcttgttaggTGGGAAGCTGTGTGCAAGTCGAGGGTTATAGGGGGTTTGGGGATTGGGAAGATTCCTTTAAGGAATCGTGCTCttctagggaaatggttgtggaggttccCTAGGGAGAGTACATCTCTTTGGCAtcaagtcattcttagcatatACGGGACACACtcaaatggttgggatgccaatactatagtcagatggtcacaccgctgtccttggaaggccatagCACAAGGCTTtcaggatttttccaagtatactcggtttatcgtaggagatggggaaagaattcgcttttgggaagatttgtggtggggggaccaaacTTTAAAAGACCAATATCCAATACTATTTCGAGtagtaatggataaaaatattccaattTCTTCAATACTTGGTTCATCTCGCCCTTTctcatggaactttaatttccgtcgTAATCTATCCGATTCCGAGATAGAAGATCTGGAACGCCTCATGCACTCTCTAAATTGTATGAACTTATCCACTTCCGTTTCAGATGTGAGATCATGGTCCTTATGTTCTTCAGGTTTGttcacagtcaaatctttctttacaGCCCTGTCCCAAATGCTTGattcatctccatttttccccactaagtttgtttggaaatctcaagtccctttcaaagttaAGGCCTTTATCTGGCTTGTGGCACATAAGAAGGTGAATaccaatgacttgctacaattgaggagACCCCACAAAGCTATTAGCCCTGACATATGTAAGTTGTGTATGGAACAAGGAGAATCAGCATATCATCTCTTCCTCCATTGTTCAGTGAcgttggggttgtggcacagactttttcagctagccaagatggattgggttcctccgaAAAGCATTTCGGACATGATGTTCATCAATTACAAAGGATTTGGCAAGTCCAAGAGAGGGGTAATTCTATGGCAAAAAGCGAGTATAGCGTTAAtctgggttgtgtggcgggaaagaaacgctaggatatttgaggacaagGCTAGGAATTCAGGGAATCTTTGGgattccattcatttccttgcgtCCTTTTAGGCGTTTTGTTCAGCGGGTTTTAAGGGCACCCCCCTTAACgtattacaacttgattggctaTCAGTGTGTAGTTCAAGTAGTTCCAATGAGACGACCTAgtgtattgttattttttcatgttgtttagtttttcttttggagggaggattcctcatcctccttttgtacttcttttctatcaatatattcttgtgTGGTTtcttatctaaaataaaaaaaaaatagattaaatgCTAGAAGGATTTATGCTGATTAATTAATGGTGCTGGAATGTCAACAATCTATCACAGAGATTTGTCCCTCATTCAAATTGGACAAGAGTGAAACTTAGGTTGATGAATGAAATTCTAAAGCCCCTGATGTCAAGTATAAGTATATCCATTCTCACACAACAACAGAAACCTTAACTTTTTTGACAGGCCaattaaattattctaaatGGACACATAGCAAAAAAAAGGGTGTGATCAAAGTACACAAGATGCATGCAAAGAGAACTAAAGCCCAAAAACAGATAATCAAGGTGCAACAGCACCCTAATCCATTCCGAAACAATCataaaatctaaaactaaaCCAGTGTCAATTCCCACT
Protein-coding regions in this window:
- the LOC104877603 gene encoding uncharacterized protein LOC104877603 isoform X1 — protein: MDPTASSEVEARSKRPAEDDGETARKRPRGGDVKRVAEIVLVLSAMAAVRGGRSPTAEERAMMEEARAKVVAMCEGLAPKDIVPREVIGGMIEDLGISGREQKLGFRPPKMSIAEKLLLTKRKMEESKEFVAHSATYSSQRLQSTFGSPTESRGPQHTARMFPSDKPGHPPISSGGFQPASPLGNVSAATTTPLPYQLPPNEVRSSIASSGLATSNLGRDSSSSLSLPRVERTHFRLDGRPNGSPYPSQVQAANSSVDHFPAKTPTWSLQPQSVSSVKTGPENKVQDHIAARVEGAADISSSRMAPQSTRDQNSRSFVTHTTPGHLQSTQQLLLGNNFQPSSLSSNHNEIGKIVQKLLHPQLPQHPTWNPPSRDYMNKAVTCQICKLTINEVENVLLCDACERGFHLKCLQSYNHKGIPRGEWHCPKCLSLSSGKPLPPKYGRVMRNMNTPKGPISAAGVQPSSEKKVGILDQQKITENGNSDLQGHNGSLVNNHIELASDSKTLNASQVQVNNSSSSIKNVDDKPSSGTYPNNSIKSLGAACGSLSIASSNETSTQHSKISESSSREERLVPKPDPQPPKLSDAISDMSHHLQVSHNPQDVDSTRLTNCAEIPSKNYHDNNTMVKDSEKTYTRGTSDCNLTYDIKRDDQDVAQASSVGTSGTSAGAKEPTGFSPDGLHDVQWIGDVLRVVEEKTFYQSCCINGVSYKVLDHALFHSSNDKLIPFKLQGMWEDSKTRSKWVMANQCYFPSDLPEVVGRPSAPESNEVYESNHDSAITAGLIQGPCEVLPPDKFKEESERRTLLGTEANDGLWPIFLCKWFYDKFNGLFQPFFS
- the LOC104877603 gene encoding uncharacterized protein LOC104877603 isoform X2, with protein sequence MDPTASSEVEARSKRPAEDDGETARKRPRGGDVKRVAEIVLVLSAMAAVRGGRSPTAEERAMMEEARAKVVAMCEGLAPKDIVPREVIGGMIEDLGISGREQKLGFRPPKMSIAEKLLLTKRKMEESKEFVAHSATYSSQRLQSTFGSPTESRGPQHTARMFPSDKPGHPPISSGGFQPASPLGNVSAATTTPLPYQLPPNEVRSSIASSGLATSNLGRDSSSSLSLPRVERTHFRLDGRPNGSPYPSQVQAANSSVDHFPAKTPTWSLQPQSVSSVKTGPENKVQDHIAARVEGAADISSSRMAPQSTRDQNSRSFVTHTTPGHLQSTQQLLLGNNFQPSSLSSNHNEIGKIVQKLLHPQLPQHPTWNPPSRDYMNKAVTCQICKLTINEVENVLLCDACERGFHLKCLQSYNHKGIPRGEWHCPKCLSLSSGKPLPPKYGRVMRNMNTPKGPISAAGVQPSSEKKVGILDQQKITENGNSDLQGHNGSLVNNHIELASDSKTLNASQVQVNNSSSSIKNVDDKPSSGTYPNNSIKSLGAACGSLSIASSNETSTQHSKISESSSREERLVPKPDPQPPKLSDAISDMSHHLQVSHNPQDVDSTRLTNCAEIPSKNYHDNNTMVKDSEKTYTRGTSDCNLTYDIKRDDQDVAQASSVGTSGTSAGAKEPTGFSPDGLHDVQWIGDVLRVVEEKTFYQSCCINGVSYKVLDHALFHSSNDKLIPFKLQGMWEDSKTRSKWVMANQCYFPSDLPEVVGRPSAPESNEVHVKFFLQTSLRKKVKEEHF